Proteins from one Psilocybe cubensis strain MGC-MH-2018 chromosome 11, whole genome shotgun sequence genomic window:
- a CDS encoding NAD/NADP-dependent indole-3-acetaldehyde reductase has product MPWKPFTLNDGNVMPGIAYGTWRTGKDQEAIDFAQQAISAGIYHIDTAQNYRNEAEAGIAIRESGLPREKIFVTTKWSRLNGLDIATSFQNSLKELNISYIDLYLIHGAELCDDIPSCWKEMEKIKDSGLAKSIGVSNFEVADLEQLFTVSKYTPTVNQILFHPYVYEESLPILDICKQEGIIVEAYSPLIPVTKYPGKSVDKISSSIARRLSATNDQVLLAWAKAKGTVPVTNSKKKQRLEGFVKAGDLMLTPDDIASIDEAGKDV; this is encoded by the exons ATGCCCTGGAAGCCTTTCACGCTCAACGATG GAAATGTTATGCCCGGCATTGC CTATGGAACCTGGCGTACAGGAAAGGATCAAGAGGCTATTGATTTTGCCCAGCAAGCCATTTCTGCTGGTATATACCATATAG ACACTGCTCAGAACTATAGAAACGAAGCAGAAGCGGGGATTGCCATACGTGAAAGTGGCTTGCCACGGGAAAAGATCTTCGTGACAACTAAATGGTCTAGATTGAACGGCTTGGATATCGCGACATCGTTTCAAAACAGTTTAAAAGAG CTTAATATCTCTTACATCGACCTCTACTTGATTCATGGTGCGGAGTTGTGCGATGATATTCCATCCTGCTGGAAAGAAATGGAGAAAATAAAAGATTCGGGATTAGCGAA GAGTATAGGCGTCAGCAATTTCGAGGTGGCTGACCTGGAACAGCTCTTCACTGTTTCGAAGTATACTCCTACCGTAAATCAG ATTCTATTCCATCCCTACGTTTATGAGGAATCGTTGCCCATACTCGACATTTGCAAACAAGAGGGGATAATTGTTGAGGCTTATAGCCCATTAAT TCCCGTTACAAAGTATCCAGGGAAATCGGTTGACAAGATTTCCAGCTCTATTGCTAGGCGTCTCAGCGCAACTAATGATCAAGTTCTTCTCGCATGGGCAAAGGCCAAGGGTACAGTTCCTGTTACTAATAGcaaaaagaagcagagaCTGGAGGGGTTTGTCAAAGCTGGTGACCTTA TGTTAACGCCTGACGATATTGCTTCCATCGACGAAGCTGGGAAAGATGTCTGA
- a CDS encoding putative isomerase (putative isomerase PM1503): protein MATKLAFTNLDVFTSTRFLGNPLAIVRIPSDLEGGLTQSQKQIIAREFNFSETVFLHETSDADSPVTIDIFTPTRELPFAGHPTVGSGWYLLSRNPTRESVTLRTKAGNIPVVKADGGKVRIEVPTDFKVHASHPLPEFKAQQTRLSGSDYIFGADGAEPVVSIVKGMTFYLVEVASEDALSRLQLTSQQFELSDSHLGEWQGFVGLYAFYQTKDGVVRTRLFSDGIEDPATGSAASTLGGWLAQKRGEGSHQISIVQGVEMGRRSEIEVSVDIGSDKKIQKIQLAGGAVEVMEGTVFSQ, encoded by the coding sequence ATGGCAACAAAACTTGCATTCACAAATCTCGACGTCTTCACTTCGACGCGCTTTCTCGGCAATCCACTGGCGATCGTCCGGATTCCCAGCGATCTCGAAGGTGGTCTAACGCAGAGCCAGAAACAGATCATCGCACGAGAGTTCAACTTCTCAGAAACCGTCTTTCTTCACGAAACCTCCGATGCGGATTCCCCTGTGACAATAGATATCTTCACCCCCACCAGAGAGCTACCCTTTGCTGGACACCCTACTGTGGGAAGCGGGTGGTACTTGCTGTCCCGGAATCCCACTAGGGAGAGCGTCACTCTCCGAACCAAAGCGGGGAACATACCCGTTGTGAAAGCAGATGGAGGCAAAGTGAGAATAGAGGTTCCGACCGACTTCAAAGTTCACGCATCGCACCCTCTTCCAGAGTTCAAGGCGCAACAAACACGTCTGTCCGGATCGGACTACATCTTTGGCGCCGATGGAGCGGAGCCTGTAGTGTCCATAGTCAAAGGAATGACTTTCTACCTGGTCGAAGTTGCCTCTGAAGATGCACTTTCCCGCCTTCAGCTAACTTCCCAGCAGTTCGAGTTGTCGGATTCGCATCTTGGGGAATGGCAAGGGTTTGTTGGGCTCTATGCGTTTTACCAGACCAAGGATGGTGTAGTACGAACTAGGTTGTTCTCTGACGGCATAGAAGATCCTGCAACTGGCTCTGCAGCATCCACACTTGGCGGATGGCTCGCTCAAAAACGTGGAGAGGGCAGCCATCAAATCAGTATTGTACAAGGCGTCGAGATGGGCAGGAGAAGTGAGATAGAAGTTTCGGTTGACATCGGGTCTGAcaagaaaattcaaaaaatacAGCTGGCGGGAGGAGCTGTAGAAGTGATGGAGGGGACGGTCTTTAGCCAGTGA
- a CDS encoding Profilin-1A, whose product MSWQAYVDNNLLGTGKVAKAAILGLAGGVWAKSPGFDITPEEQKAIIAGFSAPDTIQASGVRLAGQKFYTLFVIDRTIQAKKAADGVVIVKTKQAVLVAEYVGPVQAPEVTPIVEGLADYLISVGY is encoded by the exons ATGTCGTGGCAAG CTTACGTCGACAACAACCTCCTCGGAACCGGCAAGGTTGCCAAAGCTGCAATCCTTGGTTTGGCTGGAGGCGTGTGGGCTAAGTCGCCTGGTTTTGAC ATCACCCCTGAGGAGCAGAAAGCCATCATCGCTGGATTCTCAGCGCCCGACACCATTCAAGCCAGCGGTGTCCGTCTCGCAGGCCAAAAGTTTTACACACTTTTTGTAATTGATCGCACTATCCAGGCGAAGAAGGCG GCCGATGgcgttgtcattgtcaagaCTAAGCAAGCCGTGCTGGTCGCTGAATATGTCGGTCCCGTGCAAGCGCCCGAGGTCACACCCATCGTCGAAGGGCTCGCCGATTATCTGATCTCTGTTGGATATTAG
- a CDS encoding UPF0590 protein (UPF0590 protein C409.17c), whose protein sequence is MVPITHLVNTPHSHPIRSDLFEGELVAQIQGMTDEQGKVHESEYFKREDRGGVTWSIVVRADDILFGNTFDRPLKLPWGTSAVLKFMHYIDPTLKHDLTSSTKPWALSPLISTMPHFMHTRIPPSSSSCMLPPFSANQSIQDRNSGLYLALSDELDEGDSASSSSGTSFRSASSSSDNVAPVSPSPLSTARSSSKGSSTGGSSFSVKSAMRKVKPKHARSTLSTGSSSSSEQGERRMKRERKLQTL, encoded by the exons ATGGTTCCCATAACACACCTCGTCAACACTCCACATTCACACCCTATCCGCTCCGATTTGTTTGAAGGTGAATTGGTAGCGCAGATTCAGGGCATGACGGACGAACAGGGAAAAGTACACGAGTCTGAATATTTCAAGAGAGAAGATCGCGGCGGTGTTACATGGAGTATCGTTGTCCGAG CGGACGACATTTTATTCGGAAACACATTCGATAGGCCTCTCAAATTACCATGGGGAACAAGCGCGGTACTTAAATTCATGCA CTACATCGACCCAACTCTCAAACACGACCTCACATCTTCCACCAAGCCATGGGCACTTTCACCACTAATATCGACCATGCCTCATTTCATGCACACGAGGATTccaccttcttcctcctcatgtATGCTACCCCCCTTCTCAGCAAACCAGTCCATCCAAGACAGGAACTCTGGGCTGTACCTTGCCCTCTCTGATGAGCTCGATGAGGGAGATTCTGCATCCAGCTCATCAGGAACATCATTCCGCTCtgcgtcctcctcctccgacaaCGTTGCACCGGTAAGCCCGAGTCCCCTATCGACCGCCAGATCCAGCTCGAAGGGATCCTCAACCGGCGGCTCGAGCTTCTCTGTCAAATCCGCCATGCGCAAAGTCAAACCGAAGCATGCGCGGAGTACGCTTAGCACGggctcttcttcgtcgtccgaGCAAGGAGAACGCCGTATGAAGCGTGAGCGGAAACTGCAGACGCTTTAG
- a CDS encoding Putative transcription factor tau subunit sfc9 has translation MTLPLYSALVIPTVTSYPSLKCVQWSPDGQLCFITKNSGIIFTPDHGINFDNTSVIKATPGKDVPVLGWFKTMIQHDKITPTRWPEYSQAWGAVSLGSIDMSVISMAISPVGVASNGGCIFVSLSSNMDINFWIAGKNYLKGEWFNIFDLTSFLVDHFATKEKEDLASILQAQAACIEWSPRPNFGLVPEPSIDASLLILGTRAGCLNFLRYRKADNPEIVATLAVADKWITHTAFQGWNTVVHGHCEGYLAYGISDGSVGLVKISQILQENTTTFSFSKSYDIQVKLEHESSLIYGPESRTGITALHWIHVPGRSPILVSSHPGLVNLWSATSDNVPTTTAYWTGFRSLRLQTQKISSDASALHPVTGLTYLRKQDRLVVTLFDGSFHVLRSFSTDPVWATRTVVDTGGEQLTSDGLSSVSRGIFVRMEKGAVDRRDMVQVNGAVSYDDNACFLWVYESACPSDFSYKHDAKHRTTLIVTPMWEDENDELLLQDLATLLNTVKASSGYSPLYLLRPYMLHLRDPAKLHNLHSKLLEILATRPLVEDLSKTITVPPLQEVLNDDVRCQFRYSVSTSLFGWDDLLSLRMRLSLADFAWKLASNEERRTECGVVAQDLLNAISYRILRTIIRHLIAAIKSLTPNDIPFVSRMIVQSLLHGCPPELTEEGNQLSVLIQPLLNAPSSSESGTPEGLSSKLNELCPACGMDVPLEDITTAVCGNGHRWARCSVTTFILSTPWVRTCVGCSRKALLPPSAQKDLPKIAQGWVVEDLLEAVQRCLFCNNGFISIL, from the exons ATGACGCTACCATTGTACTCGGCCCTGGTCATTCCAACTGTCACGTCGTACCCATCCTTGAAGTGTGTACAGTGGTCCCCAGATGGTCAATTATGCTTCATTACGAAGAATTCCGGTATAATTTTC ACTCCCGACCATGGCATAAACTTTGACAACACTTCTGTCATCAAGGCGACGCCGGGGAAGGATGTACCAGTCCTTGGTTGGTTCAAGACCATGATCCAGCATGACAAAATTACACCTACAAGATGGCCCGAGTATTCGCAAG CCTGGGGTGCTGTATCGTTAGGTTCAATTGACATGTCCGTCATATCAATGGCAATTTCGCCCGTTGGTGTTGCGTCAAATGGTGG ATGCATTTTCGTGTCTCTTAGCTCCAACATGGACATCAATTTTTGGATAGCTGGAAAGAATTACCTCAAGGGAGAATGGTTTAAT ATTTTCGACCTGACTTCCTTCCTTGTGGATCACTTTGcaaccaaagaaaaagaggaccTTGCGTCGATCTTGCAAGCTCAGGCCGCCT GTATCGAGTGGTCGCCTCGACCTAACTTTGGTTTGGTCCCTGAGCCATCGATAGATGCATCCTTATTAATACTTGGGACTCGAGCTGGCTGTTTAAATTTTTTAAG GTATCGGAAGGCTGACAATCCTGAAATTGTGGCCACACTTGCAGTCGCTGACAAATGGATCACTCATACCGCGTTCCAAGGTTGGAACACTGTTGTGCATGGTCATT GCGAAGGATATTTGGCATACGGTATATCCGACGGCTCGGTTGGATTAGTCAAGATCAGTCAAATATTACAGGAAAACACGAccaccttctctttctcgaaGAGCTATGACATTCAAGTCAAGTTAGAACATGAATCAAGTTTGATATATGGGCCCGAATCACGGACTGGAATTACTGCGTTGCATTGGATCCATGTCCCCGGCAGAAGT CCGATTCTCGTGTCCTCCCACCCAGGTCTTGTTAATCTTTGGTCCGCCACTTCAGATAATGTCCCCACAACCACAGCATACTGGACCGGCTTCCGCTCGCTTCGCCTACAGACTCAAAAAATTTCTTCCGACGCGTCTGCTTTGCACCCTGTCACAGGACTCACGTACCTGCGCAAACAAGACAGGCTGGTGGTGACACTGTTCGACGGATCGTTCCACGTTCTACGCTCATTCTCGACGGACCCGGTCTGGGCGACGCGCACTGTAGTCGATACGGGCGGAGAGCAGTTGACGTCGGATGGACTGTCGAGCGTGTCGCGCGGGATATTTGTCAGGATGGAAAAAGGTGCAGTGGATAGAAGGGATATGGTCCAGGTTAACGGCGCGGTGTCATATGATGACAATGCCTGCTTTCTGTGGGTGTATGA GTCGGCTTGTCCCTCTGACTTCAGCTATAAGCACGATGCAAAGCATAGAACCACGCTGATTGTCACACCGATGTGGgaggatgaaaatgatgAGCTTCTGCTGCAAGATCTCGCCACTCTTCTTAATACAGTAAAAGCAT CATCAGGTTATTCCCCTCTTTACCTGCTTCGACCGTACATGCTGCACCTCCGTGACCCAGCGAAATTGCATAACCTACACTCAAAACTCTTGGAGATTTTAGCAACGCGACCGTTGGTGGAAGATTTGTCCAAGACAATCACGGTGCCTCCTCTGCAGGAAGTCCTCAATGATGATGTCAGATGCCAATTTCGGTACTCGGTGTCTACTTCATTATTTGGATGGGACGATTTACTCTCTTTGAGGATGAGACTCTCGCTTGCCGACTTTGCATGG AAATTGGCTAGCAACGAAGAGCGTCGCACGGAATGCGGAGTCGTTGCTCAAGATCTTCTCAACGCCATCTCTTATCGCATCCTGCGCACTATTATACGCCATCTCATTGCTGCTATCAAATCACTTACAC CCAATGATATTCCATTCGTGTCCCGAATGATTGTGCAATCGTTGCTCCATGGATGTCCTCCCGAGCTAACTGAAGAAGGAAATCAACTATCTGTACTCATCCAGCCTCTCCTCAACGCACCATCTTCGTCGGAATCGGGAACTCCAGAGGGGTTGTCGTCGAAACTGAATGAATTGTGTCCTGCTTGTGGTATGGACGTACCGTTGGAAGATATCACGACAGCTGTATGTGGCAATGGGCACAGATGGG CTCGTTGCTCAGTAACGACCTTTATCTTGTCTACGCCATGGGTACGGACCTGCGTAGGATGCAGTCGAAAGGCTTTACTTCCGCCCTCGGCGCAGAAGGATCTACCAAAAATTGCACAAGGGTGGGTTGTGGAAGACCTCCTAGAAGCAGTTCAAAGGTGCTTGTTCTGTAATAATGGGTTTATTAGTATATTGTAA